In the genome of Microplitis demolitor isolate Queensland-Clemson2020A chromosome 5, iyMicDemo2.1a, whole genome shotgun sequence, the window atcATTACAGCGACCGATTACATTGATCTCACAATCTTGTTTTATAAAACGcgtgtttatattttttattttttttttttttttatttacttcaaaCAAATAGTAGACAATCccatcaatattaattttattatcaaccataatctgattaaatccgtcTGTGCTGCAATAATGACAGGAATGATTTGCGACACAACAAACTTGGGGTGGTAATTCCGTGCATTGTATGTACATCGAGGGCTTAGTAATCAATTACTCAGACTATATACTCTCACAAACTATTACCAGCACCTACGactgattaataaattcttcattaaatatatatatttctacatacatatatatatgtacatacagtCATCAGTTACTAATCATCATAATTATCTTAATAAAGAATTATATCCTTCTatattacacagaaaaaaaaagatttctgagcacaaaaaatatttcttattaaatgaaaaaaaaaaaaaaaaaaaaaacttagggttgaaaaaaattccttggcacaattaatttttttcacaacaagaaaattttttttctcaattgttgattcaaaaaattttgtggggtaagtaaaaatattttgcatcaagaagttttttttttctgtgtattttttaaaattattttttaagtcttaattttttttttgttaatttaataaaaaataataataatttaatttataaaaaaataaaaaataaatttaaaaaaaaaacaattaatgaaattttataaagttaatccctattataatattttatttgagtctaaataatagaaacaattacgatttaaatattaagcgGCTTTGTCATATGCTAAGTTTTCCGTTCGTAAATGTACAAAGGGTTGACGATGAGGGTGAAATGTACATAGCAATGATATGAGCTGTCATTGTAGTAGTATATATCGGAATATATGGAAACAAATAGTAGATACAGAGGAGACGAGTTTCATTGAACGAGGGCTGTGGAATTTCCCAGTGCTGCCACGATGGCGGTATATGCGGACAGCGTAGGGGTAGTAAGAGGGTAAATGAACATAGAGGATGATAGACAAAGGGGATGGAGGAAAGAGGGGTAGATTACAAATCCGTGGTTGTATCTTCGCTGCGGCAAATCTGCGTATTGCACTGTCACGCTGAACTTAAGCaacaaatcaaattttaatattacttggtaaactttatttataaatattatatattattgaagaTCAGCACAtgttaaatttgatattataaaatagCTGTGGACGATATGGAACACTGCACCCGGCCTGGATTAGGGTGTCAGTCGCGTCCTTCGATCAATCGGGTTTGTATGTTTGACTATCCacacattttaaaaactctCCAGTGAAAGTGTAAGTggtatttttatcaattatcctccattacaatttttattttttactttacataAACATCGTTGTTATCTGTAATCATATAGAGCCAATGATAAATGCcgtgaaatatttaaaaaagaaaaaagttgtttcTGAACATTAGAGTGACCATCTACAGCCATAATTGATTAAACCTCAAAGTGAGTCTCTATATGAATACAAAACTTTTGTTGACacagttattaaatatttatatactttttttatttcaactacGGAATATGTTggttacttaattataatgattaattaaattttcatgggcacacattttattttttttaatttaataagacattattattattagtatttttttttatatgaaaaaaaaatgattctggagttagcagacaattaacaattttcggattctTTTTTCAaccatttaaattacaaaaaaataaaactaaaaaaatgcacatgtagaaaattaaaaaaactacaagtgcaattttctaaaatattttttttttataaatttatcgttaGTAAaagaatccaaaaattattctgaagttagtagaccactatttttggattttttatttcaatgatttaatttaaaaaaaaaaattaaactaaaaaaatgcacatgtagaaaattaaaaaaactacaagtgcaattttctaaaatattttttttttataaatttatcgttaGTAAAAGAATCCAAAAATCATTCTGAAGTTAGTAGACCactatttttggatttttttatttcaatgatttaatttaaaaaaaaaaataaaactaaaaaaatgcacatgtagaaaattaaaaaaactacaagtgcaattttttataaatttatcttcgGTAAaagaatctaaaaattatcagacatcggctgatttcagtatcataaaaaaatatatttaagaatgtaaaatatacaatatatgaaaattacagtgacatttaaaaaaaaataactgaaatttaaagtttgttAAACacaataaatacaatatatcATTGTGATAGTTAAAAAGTGAACTATTATGTATTCAACACTTGTTGAAAGACAAGAAAGAAAGTTTTGTAGTCTTTTGTCTACTGATATAGatgggttttaaaaaaataagctaacaaaatataaattgttagCTAACTTTTTAACAGGAAAACtttttgcataaaataaaaaataaataaaattattttaacagtgaattttatatttcatcaatactattgataaataaaaataattaattctgaGTTCATTAattagagtaaatttaaaagaaaaaaattttgaaataaagtttttattttcataaaatcttCATAATTTCCACTGCAATGATTATCGTATGCATCTACAACAACTCAAGTAATCGAGGTTAAGATTAAAAGAGGAAAGATGAAAGTAATATAGAAAAAAGGTCGAGTGTAATGGTGATGTTGAGTtgtaacatgaaaaaaaaaaaagaaaaaaatcgatatataaccaataagtattaattgattgcttataattatgtatgaaaaaaattaagttccgCGCATCCAAAAGCTTGATCGCACGCTGCCACTGATATTGTGCTCATGATCAATGTacagcatatatatatatatatatatatatatatatatatatatatatatatatatatatatatatatatatgtataaataatatagtgaGAGATTTGGCTGGACCACTGCGCATTATGAATGAGACACATTGAAGAAGAAGTAaatgagaaagagaaaaagtGTTACGGCAAATAGTACATAGCCTTAGACATTCAAATTCGTGTCAACAAGACTCTTGTAATGTCCTCCATGTACCACTTAATAGGACATAGCACCCTTTTCAATATTATCCGCGCTTTAATCATTTCCTTATATTTCTTATCCATCGACATGCGCGTTTATGAGGCCAACGACCACAACATTACAACTGAGTCATCACATTTTACCTTTCTTCAGATTActtttatatcaaatatttattggcGTAACATTGTTCAAAGCTTATTCGGATGAcgtcatacatatatatcacaatatatttttcatttcgtagctgtcacaatttttacttattatttttttgtttgtcggataaattgttttcaaaaatttatatttcataaatataaaatggaaaagtttgataataaaatatataacgtaataaaaatagttatataaattttatattataaaaattattaatatgtaaattttgttaaataaagttGTCGCAAATGAATGGGGAAAAATTAATAGGTCAAGTTATGAGAattgagaaataaaagaaGTTGATTTATATGGAGAGACCGTCGAATTGAAAAGATTTAATGAAATCATTGATGAATATTATCtgtattgttaaatttattttatagagaaaaatttttatctcttgACTTTAACATAATTCGTCTATGGACAtgatctgaatttttttttttttttttttaaatttttttttatggaaaatccatttttgttaaaataataaaagatgtattatttaaattttaaatttcttatgaaaattcaaataattatttcaatgatATAGATAAGAATAtaataatggaaaaataatatttttataatttatataaattaagttgAATTCGTTTTGACTCAACCGCAGATACATTTGTAAcaaaattaccaaattttatttgaattattttttattttaaaaatcaaaattttaaattagtagattgcaattcaaaattaaatatgatctACAGTAGGACCTCATTATAAGACTACGCGTTATAAGACTCTTCCCCTCAATTTGTTAAAACTCGCTCGGAACACTTCCCCCACCAACTActcaataaaagttttgtGCCGAAACCTCGCTATAAGACTAACGACCAGTACGACTAAAATCGAGATAAAATGTACATACATAAAGattgtacattaaataatttattttcataaagaatacTTCAAATTTCGTGGtatcacataattaattaacaaaaaagaaCGACAaaattctgtttatttatgattatatatgaaatagaTTCACTGTATAATAGAGTAGAGTTGAAccgaatacataaataaaacgcAAAACGGCGATAGTCTTATAGCGAGGTTTGGGCGCAAACGCTGTTAAGTACAATCGTGGGTGCACCTCaattctaagaattttttcCCCTACAGCCCCGAgctagtcttataacgaggtcctacTGTATATGTTAATactatgtatgtgtgtgtgtgtggagagggaggggggggggggcaaaatgggcttacatttatattacatagagcccttttttttaaagaaccCGTTTTGCTCCCCTGTACGGGAATGGCGGGAAAAATGGGACTACTAAGAAAATAATGGATTTCTGGGCAGGATTACGAAGAAtcttcttttttgtttttgactACCATTTCAAGAAATTAAACCAAATTTCtagttgatataaaaaaaattttttttctcggcgGACAAAACGGATCACTCtcaagaaaaaagtaaaatgattaatgtaataaaattgtttatgcCTAAATCTcagtgaaaaaagaaatttgtaATAGTGCTAGTGAATAAAGATGAcgagcaaaaaaattattaaagataaattatataaaattcaaatatagcGAAGAAGACATATGTATTATTTGTGGCCAACAATACATTCACAGGGAAAATTGGAGATAAAAAATGTACGATTCTTTATTATGCTGTCAACCAAATTTGAAACAAGAAATTTAGTCATACTatactataattattgttgtgagtctaaaattttttttatctctaattcatattttagacaaataattttcatcacaatttgtaaataaattttaagcatATAATATTCTTTGTAGtgcagcataataattttttagcaacccgacttcctgtttcaagtttagTCGACagcagaataaaaaattgtacattTTTTAGGTCCGTTTTCCTCCGTGTTGAGTCCACTGAAAAATTcctgaaaaaagattttaaataaaaattttttttttagagaaaaatttcgggatttaaaaataaaaattaaaaaaaaaaatttagatttttccgTTTTGCCCGAGCCTCCGCTATACATATATTGTTACATGCATATACATTTTCATATACAGCTTTAATATCCGACAtactttattacattaataaaaccatgaaattttttcatatttacatgataaaatttataaaagcgCATTCTTATCCTCAAGCTTTTTGTTATTGTTCCGATATTCCAcaaagttttttcattttttacaaaactggatgattaaattcatataatatttcatatattaatatcatatTTCATGTAAAATCCTTCTGTTCGATACCTTGctgtgatattttattatttttattattatttttccacaATGTTGAGCTAATTGAACTTTTAATTCTacaattctttttatttaaactgaaGCATCATGCAGCTCAaagtaattaaagtaattttgttgaataaaatgaatgccaaaggagaaaaaattactagtgTAATTAACTTGCGCGCTTACATTTTATAATCtcgtgaattaaaaaaaaaatgtcattgaaaaaaattataattgagaTATTCCGTagaaaaaaggaaattttaaataaaattaaaaatccacagtaaaaaatttgctcAGTAAATTCGGAGTGAGTGCGAAGCGGCTCactgtttatttatctaatatcctcggagtgaaatttaccctgaaagggaatttaatttaatattgaaaaccggttcggagtgaatgcagattgaaataaaatctagatCACTCCGAAAAGAATCAGCTGAAAAAACTAACTTCCTATTTAGAggagcctggggcacgaaggcccccATAAGccgattttttctttttatggcttttaaCCACcgaatttgtttattttccgTCTATTTCGGAAAAATCAGTCGAAATTTTCCACAAAatcgagaaaaattttgttttttatttcccgtcaagttatgacctctacaatgtttttatcatattttaggcCAATATGTGAtatgtggggtaaaatggaccacaaaaaaaacaaattgtaacggaaaaataaacttgacggaaaataaaaaaaaattattttttccttacaattttttttgaagtggtccattttgccccgcATATCACATATTGgcctaaaatatgataaaaacattgtAAAGGTCATAACTTGAcgggaaaaaacaaaaaaatttttacctaaTTTTCGAGGGGGGTCTTTGTGTCTCTAAGGGGGCCTTCGTTCCCCAGGCTCCCCTACTCCATATGcaagttgattattttttaaaactccgaaaCACTCCAAATTCATTCCCAATTTTTTCCAGtggaattattaataaaataaaaaattattaacttgttaagaaaataataataatcgactctcatgcagatttaaatattgaatccaactataattattttttatcacaaaactattcacaattttaataacgaagaaaaacttttttcccTCTATACATCAAATGATGGATACTTGAAATTCAATAAGTTTTAACGATATTATTGATTTCAGATTTGAAGATATGTTGGGCGTAAAAATATGGAATACAGTGAAGTTAAACAATGTGttgaagatttttaaataatgaagcCATCCAGTGAAGAATAATTGTCTTATTGTTTATTTGTCAACTGtgtaatgattataattattgataagaaaTGGAAATTGGCAGTACTGCAAACACTATTACCCAGAGAGTAGTCAAAAATcaagtaagtttttttttatcaacaaaaataacaaaaaaatattttatcatccaattaattttatcaccCTTTGATCACATACTgcagataaattatatttcagtTAATAACGGACAcgataattgaatattatatCAAAGGTCACTTATACTTTGtctcacttattttatttgtaataattcagtgtatttttttttcttgtcaacgtacgatcataaatcattttaatgtcatttGTCCTTTCACAATACGCAGTCAtccattatatataatagtattgatgatatttatttctttattattcttCATCTTAAAATAAGGACACattttacagaaaatatttatataaatacaagactatcattttttatttttatttcttttattaataattaaatgaagtatacgaagaaaaatggatttaaaaaatgtatgaatttttattatgctgtcaacaaaaattgaaacagGAAAATGAGTCCCGAAAAATTATCATACTGTACtgcaattattattgtgagcctcttaaaattttcaattctctATTGTTCCtaattcagaaaaataattttcattacaatttatcaataagtttCAAGTGTAAAACATTTTTGTAGTGCagcctaataattttttggcgaCTCAATTTCCTGTTTCTAATTttggtcgacagcataataaaaaaaaatttgtacattTCTTATCTCTAATTTTCTCCATGCATGAATAACACGAATGGAAATTAACGGAACGGTTCCAAAAATTACACGAAGAAATTTCCcggatcaaaaataaaacttgattcaggtTCACTCtaccttattttcttttgaagttatccatatttttatatcgacgttctaattagcacATTGTCTAATTCCATTTCAGAAAATCCTTCATGCATGCGAAAaaaaggaagttaaaaattttttttcatctaaaagtCAATTGCATATCTAGTATATGTATTGTATTTTCGTCAAGGTTActcaaatgatattttctctGACTATTAGTATCTGATAATTGCACAGAATCATctacgaaaaataatcaattagacactttgctaattagaacgtcgatatgatctcgactttttcgatttaaatttaatttttgtcaacttttaaaacttttttcttaaaaGTCAAGTTGAATAAGTTTAAACCAAGTGAATTTCGACTTTATGgtcttaaatcgtgactaagtaGCCAGTAGTCTAAATCAAGGCGAAAACTCAATGTATGTcatatttctgtaaaaaaaaaaagttgagtgtcttgtgaaaaacggttccaaattttgactttttaaacCAGTCtttaaatcaagttttatctTTGACCTGGgtattcttgtttgaaatatTATGGTGTTATGGTAAAACCGGACCATGATGGTCAACTACAAAAATTGGAATAAACATattgcaaaaattattatgaccATAATTTAATGAACAATCACCATATCACAGATTACTGTAactattgtaaattttactatgcaTGGCCATAGCAATTTTTGATAGCATtttaaacaagaataatttttcagtgcATGACAATTCTTATACATgcatagaaatttttcctatAACATCATGGAAAGTATTCCTATAAGTATGAAGAATCGGAACTTTTTCTAcacaatagaaaaatttcttatgcCTGATGGGTACTTTCTGTGTACTGTAGACAAAAGCAACTATGTAATGAAAGGaaattcactaatttttttactccatatacaattatttttccacaactctctttaaaaatataattaattgtttgtttttctattttagACTTCAAACTTGGATTTATCGACAAAATttgctgaaaataaaaattgattaaaaaaaactaaaaatgtcTGATGAAATGGTAAAGTAACGACAGTATACATAGATGGCAATCTTCAAAAAGTACGAAAGAAAATGGAAGAAACGCTGTAAATGAAACGTTATAAAACAGTGTTATGTTAGAAACAGTGAAGCACCCTCTTCGAGGGCGTACAGTATTAGCTCTTTTGATAATAAACAGTACATATGTACTGCTATCAGACGCTGCTGCGTTTCCCGACTGGACAGACTGTCCAATTGTCTGCAGTTGCAAATGGACATCAGGAAAAAAATCAGCATTTTGCCCAGACGCCGGGTTGACGTCTTTACCAGCATCACTGGATCCAGATATGCAAGTACTTGATTTATCGGGTAACAAAATACCAGCATTGCaagatgaaattttcaaacgaAATGGACTCGTCAATTTGCAAAAAGTATTTCTTCGTAACGCGGGTATACACGAAATTCATGCGGATGCCTTCAAAGACATGCGTATACTCGTAGAAGTTGATTTATCTGACAACCATGTCGCGAGCTTAGAaccaaatactttttttggcAATGAAAGGCTTCGAGTATTAACTCTGAGCGGTAATCCACTGATTACCCTTAAAAGTCATCAATTTCCGCTGCTGCAGCATCTAAGATTTTTAGAACTACAAAGATGTGAATTGACTGAAATTCATAGTCTTGCATTTGTTAGTTTACCCGGTTTAGAATCATTAAAACttgataataatcaattaaccCACTTGGATGACACCACAATATCATCATTACCAAGCCTAAAGACTCTTACACTTGACGCAAACAAATGGTCATGTGATTGCCGATTGAAGAGTTTTCGCAATTGGCTAATACCCGATgtgccaaaaaaaatatattccgtATCACAAATTTGTAACGGGCCATCAAGACTCGAGGGTCGTCGTTGGGAAGACGTTAAACCCGCTGACTTTGCCTGTGCGCCACAAGTTAAAGTCTACTCAAGTCCAATGCAAGAAGAAGTTAACGGTAATTTAAGTCTATCTTGTCTTATTTCCGGTGATCCATTACCCGAATTCTGGTGGCAACTGAATGGcggttttttgaatttaactcGCAACACTGAATCAACAGCGTCGTATTCGCCATTGGTATCTTATATCGTAACTTTTACATCAACACCAGAATTTAGTCACTATCGTCCTGATGGAAAGCTGCCAGAACGATGGAATAACATAACAATTTACAATGCAAGTGACAGTGATGCCGGTGAATATACATGCCATGCTAAAAATATCGCCGGTACTGCTAAGGATACCACGAATATTGTGGTACCTCGTGTTTTTACGGCACCAACTTTGTCGCAGACAGACAATTGGTTACTTTGGGTGACGCTTGCTGGTGGTGGTACAGCAGCATTATTTGGATTTATATCAGCAGTACTGATGGTCCTGTGTCTTTGCGGTGGTTCAAGAAGACGCAGCAGACgtgaaaaagttaaattacaaGGTAGTACAAGTTTTGgtgatcaagaaaaaaaactattagactTATCAGTAACAACAACTGGTACAAGTGGTTGTAATACTAATGAACGTATAAGTGGCCACGGTAGTTTAGCAGACACATGTAGTCCGGGTGATCTAGAACTTGCAGAACGTGCTTCCATTTGTGATGCCACAACCGTCACCGTCGAAAGACTCAGACCCGAGTGTGGTAGCATTAATTCGACGGCATTACGTAATAATGTAACATCGTGTTCAACAACCGGATTTCCACCGCCACCACCAGAATTTACCGGCGGTGTTTTACCTTCTGGTATATttggaaatatatttatttca includes:
- the LOC103580913 gene encoding uncharacterized protein LOC103580913 isoform X1 — translated: MLETVKHPLRGRTVLALLIINSTYVLLSDAAAFPDWTDCPIVCSCKWTSGKKSAFCPDAGLTSLPASLDPDMQVLDLSGNKIPALQDEIFKRNGLVNLQKVFLRNAGIHEIHADAFKDMRILVEVDLSDNHVASLEPNTFFGNERLRVLTLSGNPLITLKSHQFPLLQHLRFLELQRCELTEIHSLAFVSLPGLESLKLDNNQLTHLDDTTISSLPSLKTLTLDANKWSCDCRLKSFRNWLIPDVPKKIYSVSQICNGPSRLEGRRWEDVKPADFACAPQVKVYSSPMQEEVNGNLSLSCLISGDPLPEFWWQLNGGFLNLTRNTESTASYSPLVSYIVTFTSTPEFSHYRPDGKLPERWNNITIYNASDSDAGEYTCHAKNIAGTAKDTTNIVVPRVFTAPTLSQTDNWLLWVTLAGGGTAALFGFISAVLMVLCLCGGSRRRSRREKVKLQGSTSFGDQEKKLLDLSVTTTGTSGCNTNERISGHGSLADTCSPGDLELAERASICDATTVTVERLRPECGSINSTALRNNVTSCSTTGFPPPPPEFTGGVLPSGIFGNIFISVALPQDVERCYPDLLDIPVHAPTITDKSNFPTSLQASSMISSFATLPRRSLRTELGSQYDNMGPRVTATGSSTFSLTDDLHLSPPPPPVIKPPIEFVSL
- the LOC103580913 gene encoding peroxidasin homolog isoform X2: MLETVKHPLRGRTVLALLIINSTYVLLSDAAAFPDWTDCPIVCSCKWTSGKKSAFCPDAGLTSLPASLDPDMQVLDLSGNKIPALQDEIFKRNGLVNLQKVFLRNAGIHEIHADAFKDMRILVEVDLSDNHVASLEPNTFFGNERLRVLTLSGNPLITLKSHQFPLLQHLRFLELQRCELTEIHSLAFVSLPGLESLKLDNNQLTHLDDTTISSLPSLKTLTLDANKWSCDCRLKSFRNWLIPDVPKKIYSVSQICNGPSRLEGRRWEDVKPADFACAPQVKVYSSPMQEEVNGNLSLSCLISGDPLPEFWWQLNGGFLNLTRNTESTASYSPLVSYIVTFTSTPEFSHYRPDGKLPERWNNITIYNASDSDAGEYTCHAKNIAGTAKDTTNIVVPRVFTAPTLSQTDNWLLWVTLAGGGTAALFGFISAVLMVLCLCGGSRRRSRREKVKLQGSTSFGDQEKKLLDLSVTTTGTSGCNTNERISGHGSLADTCSPGDLELAERASICDATTVTVERLRPECGSINSTALRNNVTSCSTTGFPPPPPEFTGGVLPSVHAPTITDKSNFPTSLQASSMISSFATLPRRSLRTELGSQYDNMGPRVTATGSSTFSLTDDLHLSPPPPPVIKPPIEFVSL